A stretch of the Haloplanus aerogenes genome encodes the following:
- a CDS encoding ABC transporter permease, translating to MSTVPVRTGARRVLDGLTRPAVAAVTVTVAIGLWQALTVLTGVPSILLPAPTEVAAALRGNRADIARHLAYTGYEIGLGWLTGVGVGIAFAGLMAASRRLRLAVYPLLVSIRIVPLVAIAPLLIVAFGATLYTRVLMAAILTFFPVTVATLDGLLSVPSSQLDLLRSVEASTWTQIRHVRLPNALPSIFAGVKIATPLAVEGVLLAEFLAASQGLGHAVLQAAANLDTPLLFAEVALIVGVGLALFGLVAGYERQRRWSDGTDGLGGFGTRGGGAPAPTPERALFGAVALAALGGSWVAGTVVVPNAAVFLPSPSAVAASLWETPDLFLTAAVGSLHKLAVGWALGALVGGTVGAVVAFAPRTRPVAGPFLVGARVTPTIVAAPLLLVWLGISFSAATVLIALATFFPIAVATASGLTTLPETHRSLLDSVDTPRRARLFVRLRYGVPTVLAGVKLSIVSGLSGVVIAEWFVANGGLGVLVNQGMRNLQPTLTYAAIACLFALGMVLFGGTTLLQRRLDW from the coding sequence ATGTCCACGGTCCCCGTCCGTACCGGTGCTCGACGGGTGCTCGACGGCCTCACGCGACCCGCGGTCGCCGCGGTCACGGTCACGGTCGCCATCGGCCTGTGGCAGGCTCTTACGGTCCTCACCGGCGTTCCGAGCATCCTCCTTCCCGCGCCGACCGAAGTGGCCGCCGCGCTCCGCGGCAACCGCGCCGACATCGCGCGACACCTCGCGTACACGGGCTACGAGATCGGTCTCGGGTGGCTCACCGGCGTCGGTGTCGGCATCGCGTTCGCGGGCCTCATGGCCGCCTCCCGGCGGCTCCGCCTCGCGGTCTATCCGCTCCTCGTCTCGATTCGGATCGTCCCGCTCGTCGCCATCGCGCCCCTCCTGATCGTCGCCTTCGGTGCGACGCTCTACACCCGCGTCTTGATGGCCGCCATTCTCACGTTCTTCCCCGTCACTGTCGCGACGCTCGACGGCCTCCTGTCGGTGCCGTCCAGCCAACTCGACCTCCTTCGGTCGGTCGAGGCGTCCACGTGGACGCAGATCCGGCACGTTCGGCTGCCGAACGCCCTGCCGAGCATCTTCGCTGGCGTGAAGATCGCTACCCCGCTCGCGGTCGAAGGGGTGTTGCTCGCGGAGTTCCTCGCGGCGTCGCAGGGCCTCGGCCACGCCGTGTTGCAGGCGGCCGCGAACCTCGATACGCCCCTGCTGTTCGCGGAGGTGGCCCTGATCGTCGGCGTCGGTCTCGCGCTGTTCGGACTGGTCGCGGGCTACGAGCGACAGCGACGGTGGAGCGACGGCACGGACGGGCTCGGCGGGTTCGGTACCCGTGGCGGGGGCGCCCCGGCGCCGACACCGGAGCGCGCCCTGTTCGGTGCCGTCGCGCTGGCCGCTCTCGGTGGGAGCTGGGTGGCCGGGACGGTGGTCGTCCCGAACGCGGCCGTGTTCCTGCCCTCCCCGTCGGCCGTCGCCGCGTCGCTGTGGGAGACCCCCGACCTGTTCCTGACGGCAGCGGTCGGCTCGCTCCACAAACTCGCCGTCGGCTGGGCGCTCGGCGCCCTCGTCGGTGGGACCGTCGGCGCGGTCGTCGCGTTCGCACCCCGAACCCGCCCCGTCGCCGGTCCCTTCCTCGTCGGCGCGCGCGTGACGCCGACCATCGTCGCCGCGCCGCTCCTCCTCGTCTGGCTCGGCATCTCCTTCTCCGCGGCGACAGTCCTGATCGCGCTCGCGACCTTCTTCCCCATCGCCGTCGCGACGGCGAGCGGCCTGACGACGCTCCCCGAAACCCACCGCTCGCTGCTCGACTCCGTCGACACACCCCGGCGAGCGCGGCTGTTCGTCCGCCTTCGCTACGGGGTGCCGACCGTACTCGCCGGCGTGAAACTCTCCATCGTCAGCGGCCTCTCCGGAGTCGTCATCGCGGAGTGGTTCGTCGCCAACGGCGGCCTCGGCGTCCTCGTCAATCAGGGGATGCGGAACCTCCAGCCGACGCTGACGTACGCGGCCATCGCCTGCCTGTTCGCGCTCGGCATGGTGCTGTTCGGGGGGACGACGCTCCTGCAACGGCGGCTGGACTGGTAG
- a CDS encoding GtrA family protein, with product MLRRFLRAVLIGPEAPQLRRFFLVGLVAAGFQTGLLGALVEWGNVQYLLAAIVSIEITIILQYGVNNRWTFHTSSHQNWRERARGLLRTNVVRGTAIPIQVGVLYALVSAAAIPYLVANGVGIVVSGIYRYVLDSRWTWQTAG from the coding sequence CCCGAGGCCCCGCAACTACGGCGGTTCTTCCTCGTCGGTCTGGTCGCCGCCGGCTTCCAGACGGGCCTCCTCGGCGCGCTCGTCGAGTGGGGGAACGTCCAGTATCTGTTGGCCGCCATCGTCTCCATCGAGATTACGATCATCCTCCAGTACGGCGTGAACAACCGTTGGACGTTCCACACGTCGAGCCACCAGAACTGGCGGGAGCGGGCCCGCGGCCTCCTGCGGACGAACGTCGTCCGCGGCACGGCCATCCCCATTCAGGTGGGTGTACTGTACGCGCTCGTCTCGGCGGCGGCCATCCCCTATCTCGTCGCCAACGGCGTCGGCATCGTCGTCAGCGGCATCTACCGGTACGTGCTCGATTCGCGGTGGACGTGGCAGACGGCAGGGTGA